GTTCCGGACTCTATTCGCCTGCCACCGCGTGCAGACGGCCCCGCCGGGAAACTTCCCTCGCCCGAGGGAACCGGTGATTCCAGGCGTTTCCCGCTACCCCCACCGGTTTCCCACGCGCCTCACCAGTCGCTGCGCGACGAGGAACTCGACGTGAACTTCCGTACGACGTAGATCAGTCCGCCGACCAGTGCCACGAAGACCAGCAGCTTGAAGAGCAGTCCGATGACGAACCCGACCACACTGGCGATCAGCCCGCCGAACACGACCAGGGCGATGACCGGCACCGCGATCCACTTCACCCACCACGGCAGCCCCGTGAAGATCTCTCGCATCGCCCTCGTCCTTACCTCTCCGCCCGCTCGAGTGCCGGGTCCTGTCGGTCCTTCTGGATCTCTGATGTCCTGCACTCGATGCTAGGTCCAGGAAGGTTCGAACGGGCGCCTCGCATCCCTTGTCCTCCCCTGACCGAACCCCTAGGGAACCCTGAGGCGGTCCGTCACCTCTCGGAGGGAGAGAAGACCACCAGCACCCTCAGATCCTCGGTGATGTGGTGGAACTTGTGGGCGACGCCCGCCGGCACGTAGACGATGCTGCCGCGCGCCACCTGGGTCGTCTCCAGACCGACGGTGATCGCCGCCCGGCCGCTCACGATGAAGTAGACCTCGTCCTGATGGTGCGGCTTCTGTGGATCCTGCTCGCCCGCGTCAAGGGCGTACAAGCCGACCGACATGTTCTGCTCCCGCAGAAACTGCAGGTAGGCGCCCTCGTTGGC
The Streptomyces tuirus genome window above contains:
- a CDS encoding cupin domain-containing protein, with protein sequence MKAFRLDELEAERAANEGAYLQFLREQNMSVGLYALDAGEQDPQKPHHQDEVYFIVSGRAAITVGLETTQVARGSIVYVPAGVAHKFHHITEDLRVLVVFSPSER
- a CDS encoding DUF5326 family protein; the encoded protein is MREIFTGLPWWVKWIAVPVIALVVFGGLIASVVGFVIGLLFKLLVFVALVGGLIYVVRKFTSSSSSRSDW